The Apostichopus japonicus isolate 1M-3 chromosome 14, ASM3797524v1, whole genome shotgun sequence region ATGTGAAGCAATGTACCAGCCAACACCTGATATAAGTTACATGGTCAGTGCAACTTAAGAACAGTGGATTTGACATCTTccaaaaaaagtgtgaaaacacGTGTTCATTtggtgtccctccgttaccatgatgtttatcatgccatatttTCCCTACAGTAACAGCCACAAGAATTAAGTTTATGGGTATGAAGCAAGTAACTACCTGTCTAGATAACCACACAAGAAATTGCAACATACTCCCTCAAACTAATgcaaagagagacaaaatgtgTAAGGAAAACAGTCaaatgtccctccgttaccgcTTGACCCTGCccatatataattgaaatcataatgagttggaaaatccagaacagtgagaaaacttccagcctccacccgGATTTTAACCctggcctcccgctttatatgcagacTCCCTAACCACTAGGATATGGACGCTAATTGTAggtccagaggttcaaaacctCCCAGGATTGCCATATTTGTGAATTTTTGGCAGAAAATAGaagcgaccaggttttgggtGTAAAACAGCCCAACTGTCGGTCGATGGAGCAGACAGGCCAAAACCTGTCTTGGACGACTCATTTCACTTACAGTGTGATTTCTTGAGAATCCAGGAGTCtgtagtgttgagggttgcagagtagtctgttggcttccCTCTCTGtagaattatatatattatttatatattatgtatacttcataaaaatatatatacataatatgaattaattaacTTCTCATGACAGGGACTCGCTGgcaaacaagaaaattaaaagaaatactCTGCTATTTATGAATATGATATTCTGTTTGCATACAGAGCACTTGACACTGGAAGCCACACTGTGAGCATGAAATTGTTAACATTGCAGTTTTGTTTCCAGTGTGAGTGCttcacacacgcacacaagtATAATGTTTCTACTGCAGAAAGGGAAATATTGCATTATATGGGAAATGGAATGAAGTTCAACAAGCTCATTGTCCCTCTGGTATGTTGCAATATCCTAACACAATATATTCCCATTTtggcctttgaagaagatcctgctaggatcgaaacatcaggccaacttacttttacacacaataCTGTATATTACCAATAGTATTCTGTAACACAtttcatgtgtttgtttgtttttctctgtATTTTTCCTTTCCATCATAGAGACAAATTCATTGTTTCCTTGATAGGTATCATAACATGTCAATGATGCTCATAAACtacatgaaacatattttcaccaAGTTACCCCTTGCTGCGGCATTAAtaaaattttgtaaaccttGCCAAAAATATTTGCCTGCCAGTCCTTTTGTCCAAACACTGTGACATGTGATTGATTAGGATTTATAGTTTTCCACAATTCTAAGTCAAAATTTCAATCTCAGTTTCTTCTTCCAGCTGTGAGTGTTAGAAGGTTACATATTCTTTTGAGAATGTACCTGTTTTTTACTTCAGATTGTGTCTTGATGTCATTGATGGTAAACCGGTAGGGAAAGCTTTAAAACAAACATGACTATTTTAGTTTAAACTGTCTCTATATTCTTTTGGTAATTTTACTTTCATAGAGGATGCAACTGAAGAACTGAAAAAGAGGGAGAAACTGTTGGAAGaaactaataaaaaatatcaaggTAAGCTTAAATGAACTAACATGCCATGGTGCATTTGCATTGTGAGGAACTTAAGAAGATAATcaggtgatattttgtgaaggtaacttcatgaatattcaaccaTCCAAGCTAACAGAACTTAAGGATCATGTAAACCTgtagtgaatttttttttccgaGAGTTGTTCATGTCCTGAGATGAAGTGGTTCCGTCAGTTGAGTAGTATATTCCCATTACTGTCTGGAGGTGCCAGGTGGTGATTGCAGTTTCTTGACCCTCATATTCTTTCACATGATATGCAGGTTTAATTTTAACCTGCCTTGTCACACAACCTGTCTCTGTGCatgtaatgttaataataaatatttgaataaaaagtTGAATACAAAAACtcaaaaatgtaataaaaaatatacaaaaagtaTGAAgtgtattaataataaatatattctgttTCGATCGTGGATGTTTATCATGTATTCATTTGACATAACTTGAGATTCAGTTCCCCCCACAATAAGGATAAAGAAAGGTTTGAATCGATAACAAACTCATTGTTTCCAAAATGCTGTTATTCTTTTGCTCGCACTGGCAGATATTGGAGAGAAATTGAAGAGCCAAGTGAAGGATCTACAAATGGAACTTCAAGCTTCGCACCGCAAAAATGAGGTGAGTTCTGACTCGCGAAAATTAGGACTGCTTTAATTCTCTCATTAGCATTCACATATGGGATATGATTTTCATATGGTTCTTTTGAGATACAGTAAGGTTGTACATATCATGTTGCTCAGGAGGAGGATGTTACAGATTGTGTCGTTGCATTGTAACATGAGTATGCCAAATCTGACCACCGTCATTATTGGATGATCACAACTCAGAAAAGCAACAGTAATTACCAGATGGATATATATGCTATTTCTGGTCATGTCGAATTTAGAAATGTTGGATTGAAATATGTCATGCCTACTGATACTGAgagtatgttttttttgtcttgACAGACAAAATGAGGATGCACAAGTTTGGGTGgaaggtggggaaggggtgggaaacagaaaaaaatgagGATGCACATGTTTGTgaggaaggtgggggggggcatcGGAAGGACAGACAAAATGAGGATGCACATGTTATGGTGGAAGGTGAGGAGGGGGTGATGGGACAGACAAAATGAGGATGCACATGTTTGGGAGGAAggtggggagagggtgggggacaGACAAAATGAGGATGCACATGTTTGGGTGGAAGGtatggagggggtgggtggaCAGACAAATGAGGATGCACATTTTTGTGGGGGACAGACAATATGAGGATGCCCATGTTTGGGAGGAAGGTGGGAAGGGTGTGGGGGGACAAAACAATTAGGATGCACACGTTTTTGAGGAAAGGTGGGGGACAGACAAAATCAGGATGCAAATGTTTTGGTAGGAAGGTGGGGGGGCaaggtgtgtgtatgtgttagCAGCCAATGATGTGCAATTAATAAATCAGTCATGGAATTCATTGGTTAGCTGCTCATGGAGAGCTGagcacaataataataataatgtgttATTTCTTGAAGGCAAGTCAAACCTCTTTTCTCTGTTTGGAAAGTCTCTTGACTCAAAAACTGTAGATATGGAAAAGAAACTGGCAGCTTTGGAGTTTGAtgtagaagaaaagaaaaagaagctaACTTTACTGGAAGGAGAAAGGTAAAGACTGGTTATGTGTCCAACATTCATTGTCTGAATGGTAATATTAATTCTGGCTCAGCTCAGGGCTAGCATGTGTTTTCATTGATTGTgtgctatatgtatgttcttaTCGCTTGTAATAAATGTCTGTTGTCAGTGAAGGATTTAGCAGCTTACAAGCTGATGTCTAAAAGAATTTGGTATCAAGTCTTTTAAAACCTTCCTGCACACAGCAAGGGTCATTCAGGGTTGCCAGTTTTTCTGTGACCAAACCGGCCAAACTAGCAACCAAAGTGGGTGCAGGAAAATAAAGCGCCAAAACAAATTTGCTGTTATATGATGACAATTCAATTGACCCAGTATATTGGTTGGAATTGTGTGGTTTTGCAATTTGTGCAATTGTGATATCTTTGCTGACCCATTATGGGGTATGTGTATTAACTGACTTGTAGGCTATATGCAACCTTGCGTAAACAATATGAAATCGTTCATTGTTCTTTCTGAATAAGTAGGCTACAGAAAACGCCCGGAGCATTCATTTGCATCTGGCAAATTTGGCGTTTAAATGCCAAACTGGCAACCCTGGTGTCATTATGAATGTTCTATGTCTGGATTGCAGAAACATTTGTAATGTCATTTCATTTATGCAAAATGAATGTCAAAGGTTCATAAAAGGGTTTCACAAAGTCTAAGATCATTATAAATAGACTGCTTAACAAACGTAGTCGTGAAGACCCCATTGTCTAAAGAACTGACCACTGCACACCAACCGTAGGACAGTCTTAAGGGTAGCCTTATGCACACCCACACTGCCAAGCTGTCAACATGTCTTCACATAACACCCACACTGCCAAGCTGTCAACATGTCTTCACATAACACTCACACTGCCAAGCTGTCAACATGTCTTCACATAACACTCACACTGCCAAGCTGTCAACAGTTATTCACAGTCGATGTTGAGAGTCAGGCAGTATGTGGCAGGTTTTAGAAATCTAAGCTGCTGTGTCACATTTTTTCTGACTGTACTGTAGAATAATTGGATTCAGTCAGCTCTCTTGTCCCTTATTTCAGAGAGGAATTCCTGCTGTCTCTCGATGCATCTGATGATCTCCTCGGGAAGGAGGCCACCGTGGTGGAATACCTGAGACGGCAAGTAAAGAATCTCACAGACGAAATAGCTGCATCAAAGACACTGCTGAAGAATGCCCAACTAGAACTCCAGGAACTGGAAGGAAGAATTGAAGAGTAGGGATTTCATCTTAAACTTTTTTATTCTGGGATTTCTTCCTTGTATATGTAGCACATAAAGGATTCGAGTGCACAGTCCATGATTGACAGTCACGCCTCTGATGCTTAGGGACTGGAAATGTTCGGAATGGACTAAGTACCAAATCTTCATAAAGTATTCCATGGTGTATACCCAAAATGATCAAACTTATTTCCCCGCATTTTGTCATTGCTTCTAAGGTATGATCACATTTCCAGTTATGCGCTAACGTATCCTGGTTGCATAATCAcagatttttttatatatatatatatgtttaaaccaatattttgttttatttatatatcttttggAAAGAGAGAGGGAAGGAAAGTATATTTTTGTTACCAGCTAGAGAATAGGGTCATTTAAAGCTGTGTTTAAACTGTTAAGTTTTTGATAGTTGCTTTTACAGCAATATTACCAAACCTAAGAATTGTTCCAGTTGCATGCAGGGAGTCAGTTAGCATGATGATATGCATGATGGTATAATTTCTACACAAATTCAAATGATGCACCAGGAGCTTCCTGTGTGTGTTCAACACCTTATACTCAACCAAAAATTCATAAATCCTCAAAATTGATACTTAAAACTGGATTTACTTTTGCAACTATGACCCAAAGATTATTAACTTGTGAATAATGAGATGTTCATAGTTCTTACAATTGAAgtcgattttttttggggggggggttgattgaaATTAGGAGCCTGTTTTTGTTTGGTACTGCCAATGTTGCCTCTCACTTGAAGAAGAATGAAGTACTGAAAATTTCTGAAAGTTACACTTTGAGTTGATTTCTACCATGGAGTCAATCTAACCAAACTGTGTCACATTTCACTCATAACTGGGCGCTACTCACTATGGCTTTGGGGTAATATTTTATGGCTGCTGCAACGattgttttactttaaattagCCCCAGGTTAAAGAAGTAAACACAAGACAACTGGGCCTTTCTTCCTCCAGCAGGTGCAGTATTCTTTCTGCTTTTGACACCTGAATCTTTCAGTCTTCCCCCCTTTTCATTTTGCAACCAGAATGCCATCATTGTTACATAAATTGACATCTATCATCAATCACCTCAAAAATTTTACAGTGTAGTCTTAGTGTTTCCACCAGAGTGAGTACTTTTATTTGAAAGAATTTAAACAATTCTGGCctacattatttttttatttttctctttttgtccAGGAATGAAGTGACGTCCACAAACACTTTAAGGATTCTCACCTCTAAATATGAAGATTTAGAAGCTTCTCAACGAGAATCAGATCAGAAACGCTCCTCCCAGATTTGTAGCTTGGAAGGGCAGGTTTCAGCCTACCAAAGTGaagtgaaacaaataaatgaagaatGCTGTCACCTAACAGCCCAGAACAGAGACTTGATTGACTCTGTTAATAAAAGAGAGGTGAGTTGTCAGGACACCCAAAAAAGGCTTCATTTGATGTACTAATTTGTGTGGTGGAACATCCTATATGGTTTTCATTGTTGTCAATATATAACAGCCTATTGATGCAGCATTCGCGACCCGATTATCAGCTCTAATCCCTTGATTGGTACACTTTGAGGATACTGGCTGATAATCAAGTAATGCTCAATTTTGCCCCAGTATGAAATCAACATCTACATCACATGCCATCATCACCCATGGCCCTATTCCTATAATGCTTTGCAAAATGTATATCAATCATAAACAAGATTTTGCTAGTGACAAACAATGTGATGATGCAATAATAAAGTGGAAAATAATCCACACTGCTAATTGAAAAGTCCATTTCAATATCTTGCCCCTAACTCAATTTGATGTCATCTGGGCGGGTGCTTTACAACAGCTTTAATTTTAATAGGCTATTGTAATCTTCTAGTAGTTGTATCCTCGATATGAGATACATTAAGAATGTTTGCTTTAGCTctgaaaaattcataaatttgcaATACAAAACGGTATGAGGGTGTTTGGTTTTGGTTTGCCTAAAAGATGCAGAAACTTTTCAGCAAATTTTACTTGGTAATCAACTTGAGCCGCCAAAATATCTGAACATACATGCTTCATTGCCTCTTTATATGTCACTTGTTGCATTATAGTGGTGCTATACAAAGAAGGACATCTCTGTATAGCCACAATAATGCAAAAGTGTTTATTTATGTGTCACTTGATGTATTAATGCCATTGCTTCATAGTCAAACAGATGTGGCTTGATTTTTAAACTTACAGGACAAAATCACATCTCTTGAAGCAATGAACCAACAAGAAAAGATTCGGAGGCaaggaacagaagaaaaattgGAAAGCACTAATCGAGAGGTAAGAAATGAAAACTgaggaagcaggacacttcgcccaacaaccatttcgcccaactgccatttcgcccaaccttaccatttcgcccaaccagcctggtcatttcgcccaaccagcctggtcatttcgcccaaccagtctggtcatttcgcccaaccagcctggtcatttcgcccaaccagtctggtcatttcgcccaaccttgattaaatatgatatttcaaaatgaaacgttcgggaattgttaacgttacaggatacgaaccgaatattaaggaaacttgaggattgatcagtgtgttaggggttaggtttgatagtaaacgttcgaatattaaggaatatttaggaaacttgaagtctttactttgtataactttagtaaggaaacgttcgagaattttaacgttacaggatacgaaccgaatattaaggaatcttaaggatggatcagtgttttaggggttaggtttgataggtttgatatagtaaacgttcgggaattgttaacgttactggatacgaaccgagtattaaggaaacttgaagtcgtggttaaattgattacatatgtgattacatatgtggttacattgataaagtggttacattgattaaatatagtaattcaatattacggacgggttttataaaaaaaaaaatcaatttaataaggaaactttcgggaattgttagtcagtaggatggatcagtgatTTAgaggttaggtttgataggtttttatgaagaccgattcccctgtgtttgtataataatataacttccattgtatgcataaaggcctaaagtagtgtaatcctcccatattatacccgaaataactgctcagactccgatcgatatcgagcagacctcacttttttatttacctattacgaagttacctaacccaaaataaatcaaattgaactagtggaatagaaaaagtaatattattctgactgaatattagtaaaaataaggttgggcgaaatgaccaacacggttgggcgaaatgaccatgctggttgggcgaaatgactatgatggttgggcgaaatgaccatgctggttgggcgaaatgaccaggctggttgggcgaaatgaccaggctggttgggcgaaatggcagttgggcgaaatggttgtggggcgaagtgactagaaagcaaAACTGAGAGCAGGAATATTGGTTTGACAGAGCTTCAAGAAAAAATATTAGCAGATAAAAGAttaaatacagtacagtgtcaAACAGGAGCACAAACTGTTCTTAAGACAGTGTCAAACAGGAGCACAAACTGTTCTTAAGACAGTGTCAAACAGGAGCACAAACTGTTTTTAAGACAGTGTCAAACAGGAACACATTGTGTTCTTAAGACAGTGTCCAACAGGAACACATTCTGTTCTTAAAACATTGTCCAGCAGGAACATTTTCTGTTCTTAAGACAGTGTCAAACAGGACCCTGTCCTGTTCTTAAGACAGTGTCAAACAGGAACACATTGTGTTCTTAAGACAGTGTCCAACAGGAACACATTCTGTTCTTAAAACATTGTCCAGCAGGAACATTTTCTGTTCTTAAGACAGTGTCAAACAGGACCCTGTCCTGTTCTTAAGACAGTGTCAAACAGGAACACATTGTGTTCTTAAGACAGTGTCCAACAGGAGCACGTTCTTTTCTTAAGACAGTGTCAAACAGGACCCTGTTTGCTCTTAAGACAGTGTCAAACAGGACCCTGTCCTGTTCTTAAGACAGTGTCCAACAGGAACACATTCTGTTCTTAAAACATTGTCCAGCAGGAACATTTTCTGTTCTTAAGACAGTGTCAAACAGGACCCTGTCCTGTTCTTAAGACAGTGTCAAACAGGAACACATTGTGTTCTTAAGACAGTGTCCAACAGGAGCACGTTCTTTTCTTAAGACAGTGTCAAACAGGACCCTGTTTTGTTCTTAAGACAGTGTCAAACAGGACCCTGTCCTGTTCTTAAGACAGTGTCAAACAGGAACACATTGTGTTCTTAAGACAGTGTCCAACAGGAACACATTCTGTTCTTAAAACATTGTCCAGCAGGAACATTTTCTGTTCTTAAGACAGTGTCAAACAGACCCTGTTCTGTTCTTAAGACAGTGTCAAACAGGATCACATTGTGTTCTTAAGACAGTGTCCAACAGGAGCACGTTCTTTTCTTAAGACAGTGTCAAACAGGACCCTGTTTGTTCTTAAGACAGTGTCAAACAGGACCCTGTCCTGTTCTTAAGACAGTGTCAAACAGGAACACATTGTGTTCTTAAGACAGTGTCCAACAGGAACACATTCTGTTCTTAAAACATTGTCCAGCAGGAACATTTTCTGTTCTTAAGACAGTGTCAAACAGGACCCTGTCCTGTTCTTAAGACAGTGTCAAAACAGGAACACATTGTGTTCTTAAGAGAGTGTCCAACAGGAGCACGTTCTTTTCTTAAGACAGTGTCAAACAGGACCCTGTTTTGTTCTTAAGACAGTGTCAAACAGGACCCTGTTCTGCAGACAGTGTCAAACAGGACCCTGTTCTGAAGACAGTGTCAAACAGGAACACATACTGTTCTTAAGACAGTGTCCAACAGGAACACATTTGGTTCATGAAGTGAAAGAAAAGTACAGGAGGTTCAAGATATTATTTGAATGTTAATTTTGGTTGGCCTACCACACATTGAAAAAGGGGTTTCTATCAGATGGTCTTCTAATTCTCAGAGTTCTTAAAGGCAGTCTCTCTCATCAGAGAAGTGATTAGGAATGTGAAGAAAATCCTGTTGGTTGTTGCTTTTAATGTTAGTATGAAATGCTTATATCATCATTAACATTAATGTGACAATTACAGGGAAAAATTtagtgtagcagttttgaaatctCTGAATTTGCCTCTATActaaatactatggttcctggaCAGTAAaacactgctatacatctttgtatttgtatagcagtttgcacagcattttgtgatgcggtaccggataaattattctctgaaTTACTTTTATGTTGCCTAGAATAGTACTGCAGAGATGATTTGTCCCAACGATGTGATGTCTCTGTTATTTTCTGGATCGCTATCTTGTTTTAGTTTGATTTTGATCTGTTGTGATATAACTTTATAgatcttttgttttttgtgcaAGACAGGTTGGCAGATTTGgttttattgtttaatatttctaaCAAAAAGGTTACGGTAGTAAAATGAACGACaccagtattttttttttttgggtggggagCGGGTTTACATACAGTAGATCTGACATAGAAGCGGTGGCCTGGTTATTGGAAGTACTTCTtttgaaaccctcagaatgctcAGGCCTTTAAGTGTGATTCATTAAAGCTGCATTCTGTATTCCATTATAAAGgaccccaaaaaatgttaaTCTTAACCGTCTCTTTGGGAGGACtaatttatgtacagtatatactatgtAGTGACCAATTACACAATCATGTGGGGAGCTACTTCACAACCCAAATTTGAAATTACACATCAAAAGTGCAATAAAAACTTTGAGACCATGTTCTGCTTTTTCCTGTATATAAGCTTTCTTTTTCAACATATCACTCAAATTGGAATAGCTTCTGGATCCCCTAAATGCTCAGTGTACAGCCCAGGTCAAAAATGGGAGAAGAAATTTACTATCTATGGAATTGTGTGTGGCACTACCCCTGCCCCTGGAAGAAAGAAATTGGATCAAGTTTGGCTGTGGTCATAATTCAGTGCGGCATTCAGGACTTGATGCGAACGTAACAGAAACCGAGCCTGAGTTACTGGTTTTCATCACAGtcaacaattattattattaaggacTTTCTATTTTGATTTCTGCAGCTTGAAAATCTTACTGTGGAGTTGAAAGTGCTTGAAGATCAATTAGAGCTTGAAGACAAGGTGAAATCAGACCTAGAGGACAACGCAGAGACGTTGAAATCAACTCTGGCAGCTAAACAAGCCAAGATTGAGGAAGTAGAGAAAGAAAGAGGAGAATTTCAAAAGATGTTTGAAgagcaagaagaagaaaagagcAGTCTAGAGAAAGAAATTAGCAGATTGGAGGATGAACTTGATGAGTAAGTATGACAGCAGAttagtggggggaggggggtggatggATGAAGGGATTTGGTCTTAGGAGAAGGACTGCTTAAGAGGAGATGTGATGGACTAGGATGATAAAATGGATGAAGGGATTCGGTCTTTGGAGAAGGACTGCTAACGAGAAGATGTGATGGATGATTTTATTCTGTCAAACATTTTGAACCTCACATGTCTTTTATGTGGCTAATTAAAAATGTGTTTGTAATAAGACATTATAATACCAACACACTTCCAACCATATTTTCACATGTTTGACTAAGGAAAAGGCCCAGGGgccttcttcttttcatctcAGCTTTGATGCAACCAGGGTGATAATTAGTCTGGTCAACCAACAACATCAGAGCAAGGCATGTTAATTAAGCTGGGCATTGCCTCAATTGTACTAGATGAAAGTGATGTACACTTTATATTCATGAGTGAAGTTGATGTTGTCTATGGAATAGGCTACTAACACTGTGGAGATGAGCAATAGTTGAcatgtaataataatacacatatTAGCATTTGTTATTATTCTTGTTATAatgattatttttgttattgtcTTGATTTGGTATTAAGCTAACAGTTCtgtaactgttttcattttggaaaaaaagggCCCTCAGACATGCAGCCGAGACTGGAACAGAACTACTGAATTTGAAAGAAGGCATTACCAGACTGGAAGAACTGAACAGAGGACTGGAGATGCAGGTTGAAGAATTTTCACTGTGAGTTCATTTTCTTGAGGgaaagaagatttttttttatgcacaAAGTGATCAATTTCTATTGAAATATCTTCCCTGTTGCCTTCTGGGTTTGTACAGAATGAAACCATGCTGCATGACATGTAAGTTAGTGGTTTTCTACAGGTTTCGCTCAGGCAAACACGTTTGTACACTATACTATTTCAGTTTTTCAAATCTGGTTTTGGTACAACTAACCAGTCATAATGCTACATTCTACAAAGTAAAACTTTAAATGCTATGAAGTTAAATGCTCACCGATTGTTTTCCCTACCttttgccaataatttggcTGAATATTTGCTGACAATAAGTCATCTTTtctcatgttttcttttcagaaCGAATGACCTGCTTAAGGATAGCCAGAAGGAAGTGAAGTCACTACAAGATGAAATCAATACAACAAACCAAGAATGGAAAGAGAAACTGAGAAAACTGGAAGCCGAGAATGTTGCTGTAGTTGAAGAATTTGGAGGAAAGTTAGTGGAAGCCCAAAGAGAGATTTTGGAAAAGTCAACAGAATTAGAATCTGTGGAGAAAAAACGGGCAGAAGATGAAGCCAAGCTGAAGGAGGAACTTGTCAAAGCTAACGAGAAGATAGTCGCTACGGTTATGAGTCTAACGAAAGCTGAGAGCGATAAGGAGGAAAGCGAAGTATTTTGCAAGCGGTTGGAGAAAACCATCGCTGAATTTGACCAGGAATTGGGAAAACTTGAGTCAGGGAAATCAGAGGCAGTGAAGGAGAGAGAGGATATCATGGAAACTTTGGAGGGAATGCTGAACAAGATGGTCGCTAAGGATATGGAGATGTGTCGTTTAGAGCAAGCGAAAAACGACGATATTTCATCGATGGAGAAGGAATTGAAACAGTTGCAACAAAGGTCAGAGTCTCAATCTGTGAAGATTCACGAGCTGAAGCATCAACAACAGAAGCTAATGGAAACCATGACCTATGACCTGGAATGTGCTCAAGAGAGGCTAGCTTTAAAATCAGCCGATTTTCAAAAGTTAATGCAGGAGAAAGAGACAGAGTTGGAGGAATATAGCGAGCGTCTCCAGAAGCGGGAAGCGGAAATGCGTGAGAAAACGGAAACATTTGAGAAACGGATCAGTGTGCAAGGAGACTTGATGGAAGATTTGGAAAACCAAACGGAGCAACTACAGCTGAAATGGCTCGCACAAGAAGAAGAACTAAAACGTCAGTTACGGGAAAAGCAGGACGAGCTGATGGAATTGAGAACTTCACTGGAGGCGGAAGTAGAAAACTTTAACAAGGAGAAAGTGAATTATGAGCGGCTGATTGAGGAGAAGGCCGAAGCCTTGAAGGCAAAGGAACTTGATTTGATGAGTACCAAGGAAGAGTTGACGTTGCAGGCAGCAGAGGTGCAGATTATGAAGGCCACCAAATTCCAAGAAATTCAAAACTTGATGTCTGAAATGGAAGCCTCCAAACAGATACTGACCAGCACCATTCAGGACTTGCAGGGCAAAAACGAAGCAAGGAAACAAGAACTAAAAAATGTCACCAAGGACTTTGAGAAAGCTTGCGAAGAGGTGTCTATACGAGATGCAGACATTCAGATACTGGAAGaggaaaaggagaaagaaaTCAAGGAGATTATGGAAAAACTGAACACAGAGACGCAGCTGGCCAGAAAACAAGGAATGGAATACGAGGAGGCTTGCAACAAGAAGGATGAAAAGATTCTAGCCATGGCACTGGAGATTGAAGAGTCTAAGAGACAAATGGAAACGTTTGAGCTTGAGATGAATCTAAGTCAACAAGAAAAGGAAGCTGAACTTGAGCAAGCA contains the following coding sequences:
- the LOC139980286 gene encoding uncharacterized protein isoform X1 — translated: MSFPKAKRFLEVKDTTPAPDQYNVSASAKPQGVALPTTERFKEPKDLAPKSLNNTLLFMSPLRKVSSTESLPPSGSTQTKRRVSRSQDDRRLKELESEVQRLVKYQAYLDRQRQQEKDEVTRLEGNLQRTLKEKTEIQAALAKTEKQLLDTTKARDTLKAKLEGIEISQKRHDGQQNKEMHLMQDQLQSKTEELQRLETQMGCKVKSLEVDIISLKSQIQSLEEDRTVLEDATEELKKREKLLEETNKKYQDIGEKLKSQVKDLQMELQASHRKNESLDSKTVDMEKKLAALEFDVEEKKKKLTLLEGEREEFLLSLDASDDLLGKEATVVEYLRRQVKNLTDEIAASKTLLKNAQLELQELEGRIEENEVTSTNTLRILTSKYEDLEASQRESDQKRSSQICSLEGQVSAYQSEVKQINEECCHLTAQNRDLIDSVNKREDKITSLEAMNQQEKIRRQGTEEKLESTNRELENLTVELKVLEDQLELEDKVKSDLEDNAETLKSTLAAKQAKIEEVEKERGEFQKMFEEQEEEKSSLEKEISRLEDELDEALRHAAETGTELLNLKEGITRLEELNRGLEMQVEEFSLTNDLLKDSQKEVKSLQDEINTTNQEWKEKLRKLEAENVAVVEEFGGKLVEAQREILEKSTELESVEKKRAEDEAKLKEELVKANEKIVATVMSLTKAESDKEESEVFCKRLEKTIAEFDQELGKLESGKSEAVKEREDIMETLEGMLNKMVAKDMEMCRLEQAKNDDISSMEKELKQLQQRSESQSVKIHELKHQQQKLMETMTYDLECAQERLALKSADFQKLMQEKETELEEYSERLQKREAEMREKTETFEKRISVQGDLMEDLENQTEQLQLKWLAQEEELKRQLREKQDELMELRTSLEAEVENFNKEKVNYERLIEEKAEALKAKELDLMSTKEELTLQAAEVQIMKATKFQEIQNLMSEMEASKQILTSTIQDLQGKNEARKQELKNVTKDFEKACEEVSIRDADIQILEEEKEKEIKEIMEKLNTETQLARKQGMEYEEACNKKDEKILAMALEIEESKRQMETFELEMNLSQQEKEAELEQANVKTTLLRKELASQASQMTALERENEHKLTDLTKELEKANSNISNLKKELRLQKSKFGFVEEGKDREIEKLEKRFKIATQEAKDWKTKLDSVERVTEGKISKLEREIRITREETKKTEREMERLKDETSRNETAIREKLATAEKKVIVQGREIKRLQEERNDITQSMKEEYEIKVEKMMEELKQSQGDKKWKTLYEELLAKVEPFQEQLDQYEGEKLCLLQQHSSTENDLRALSERYTKLLGHQNNRQKIHHVKKLNDENLALKKEVAKLREENVKKTRTIRTLKDKVEKTEGKRKFDTSKAFTQKENKTPLATVN